From one Phycodurus eques isolate BA_2022a chromosome 6, UOR_Pequ_1.1, whole genome shotgun sequence genomic stretch:
- the lrrtm1 gene encoding leucine-rich repeat transmembrane neuronal protein 1: MLMDFLLIGLYLKWPVKKPPGLILCSLGIFLRMVSMVEGVCPRLCRCDSKLLYCEGLNLTDIPQNLSSAMGLSMRENNLTELREGQLAGLSQLTWLYLDHNNIDIVEETAFDKLRRVKELDLSSNRIEGLPNGTFRPLPNLRILDISYNRLQALEPDLFHGLRKLTNLHLRYNALKFVPVRIFQDCRSMQFLDLGYNQLQSLARNSFAGLFKLTELHLEHNKLGKVNLAHFPRLISLRILYMHNNRATIVVNTLDWTWHFLDKIDLSANEIEYIEPHVFESAPNLKVLMLDSNRLTSMDQRILDSWSSLNSITLGGNDWECSRNVCALASWLSAFRGQRDNSLLCSSPDTAQGEDVLDAVYAFQLCEDPPLEVTSAGLHASTRDLVQGGSVFLGPFTPNPYDGEDGKAVPSSFTVTVGHDDLESTMQIHKVVTGTMALIFSFLIIVLMLYVSWKCFPAGIRQLRQCFSSQRRKQKQKQSMQQMATISTPEYYVDYKPNHIEGALVIINEYGSCTCQQQPSRECEV; the protein is encoded by the coding sequence ATGCTGATGGATTTCCTTCTAATTGGACTGTATTTAAAGTGGCCAGTGAAGAAGCCCCCTGGGTTGATACTGTGTTCGTTGGGCATTTTTTTAAGAATGGTTTCCATGGTGGAGGGGGTTTGTCCGAGGCTGTGCCGCTGCGACAGCAAGCTGCTGTACTGTGAGGGGTTGAATCTCACAGACATTCCCCAGAATTTGAGCAGCGCCATGGGCTTGTCCATGAGAGAGAACAACTTGACTGAACTGCGTGAAGGCCAACTGGCTGGACTGTCACAGCTCACCTGGCTCTACCTTGATCATAACAACATTGACATTGTGGAGGAGACTGCATTTGACAAGCTAAGGCGGGTCAAAGAATTAGACCTGAGCAGCAACCGAATTGAGGGCCTGCCAAATGGTACTTTTAGGCCCCTCCCAAACTTGCGCATCCTGGACATCTCATACAACAGGCTGCAGGCTCTTGAGCCTGACTTGTTTCATGGCCTTAGAAAGCTCACCAATCTGCATTTGCGCTACAACGCTCTCAAATTTGTGCCAGTACGGATTTTTCAAGACTGCCGCAGCATGCAGTTCCTCGACTTGGGATACAACCAACTGCAGAGTCTAGCACGGAACTCCTTCGCTGGACTCTTCAAATTGACAGAGCTGCATCTCGAGCATAACAAGCTGGGCAAAGTCAACCTAGCCCATTTTCCTCGGCTAATCTCTTTACGTATCCTGTATATGCACAACAATCGAGCAACAATTGTTGTCAATACCCTGGACTGGACATGGCATTTCTTGGATAAGATTGATTTATCTGCCAATGAAATTGAGTACATTGAGCCACATGTCTTTGAGAGTGCACCCAACCTCAAGGTATTGATGCTAGACTCCAATCGGTTGACTTCCATGGACCAGCGCATCTTGGATTCATGGTCCTCCTTGAACAGCATTACCCTGGGAGGGAATGATTGGGAGTGCAGCCGCAATGTTTGTGCCTTGGCCTCTTGGCTGAGTGCCTTTCGGGGGCAACGTGACAATTCATTGCTGTGTTCAAGCCCAGACACTGCACAAGGTGAGGATGTCTTGGATGCCGTCTATGCTTTTCAGCTCTGTGAAGATCCCCCACTGGAAGTTACCTCAGCGGGTCTGCATGCCTCCACAAGGGACCTGGTCCAAGGTGGCTCTGTGTTCCTTGGCCCATTTACCCCCAACCCTTATGATGGTGAAGACGGTAAAGCGGTCCCCAGTTCTTTCACTGTCACAGTGGGACATGACGACCTGGAGAGTACCATGCAGATCCACAAGGTTGTGACTGGCACTATGGCACTCATCTTTTCCTTCCTCATCATTGTGCTCATGTTATATGTGTCATGGAAGTGCTTTCCAGCCGGAATAAGGCAACTGAGGCAATGTTTCAGCAGTCAGCGTCGTAAACAGAAGCAAAAGCAAAGCATGCAGCAGATGGCTACGATTTCTACACCAGAGTACTATGTTGACTATAAGCCTAACCATATTGAGGGAGCTCTGGTTATCATAAATGAATACGGCTCCTGTACTTGCCAACAGCAACCTTCTCGGGAATGTGAGGTGTGA